TTCTGCATCAATCGACGCGCGGGGCATTTTCGGCGTTGCAACTGGGCGTGATGGAGGTGAAGCGGCTGCATCACCGCCAGTCGATTACGGTGTCGTTGTCAACATCGCTGGCGCTTAAATGGCTTGTCCCGTTGCTCAGTTCATTTCAGCAAGAACATCCGGGTATCGCGTTGCTGCTGGACACAAATGATCGATTTGCGGATTTTGATGCGTCTGAGGTCGATGTCGCCCTGCGGTTCGGGGAACCCGGTTGGGACGGGCTCTATCATGAGCAGATAAGACAAGAGGACCTGATTGTTGTAGCAGCGCCATCCCTTGTTGGTAAAACCCGACTGCCGATGCCCGCCGAGAATGTGGCTGATCTTCCACTCTTGCATGATGCCTACAACGTCGGATGGGAAAGCTGGGCTGCGCAGGTCGGGCTGGGCGCTGACCGGATCAATTCGCAGAGCATCAAGTACGTGGACAGCGCGGTTCTGTTGGAGGCTGCGATTGACGGGCAAGGTGTAGCGTTGGCAAGACATCTCTTGGCGGAGAGGGATTTGGAACTTGGTCGCTTGATCCGCCTCGATGAAAGCCGGGTTCGATTGGATCGGGGGCTCTACTTCGTCTGCCGCCCCGGCGATCAGGAACGGGTCACCGTGAGAATTTTCAGGAAATGGCTTATGTCGATTTAATCTTTTGCCTTGCTTGCAAATCCGCGAGAGCGATCAACAGACTACGTTTTTCAGAATGCCGCAATGCCCCGTGCTGCGGACACTTGTAACCAAGACCAGATATGGATTGTACGCTGTTCATGCTCATAGAGGCATGAAAATCACCACCCTTTATTGACTCATACTGCACCTGCACAATAACAGGGGCCGGTCCGGGCGCATGGGGTGTCTGGCACGTTTCCCGATGGAGTATCCAAATGTCTGACCTGCGTGAAACCGCGACGACGTCCAAGGCGTGGCCGTTTGAAGAGGCGCGGCGGTTGCTCAAACGGTATAAGCAGGGCGCTCCGGAGAAGGGATATGTGCTGTTTGAGACGGGCTATGGCCCCTCAGGTCTGCCGCATATCGGCACCTTTGGTGAGGTCGCGCGGACCACGATGGTCAAGCGCGCGTTTGAGGCGCTGTCGGATATCCCGACCAAGCTGATCTGTTTCTCTGACGATCTGGATGGGATGCGGAAAGTGCCCAGCAATGTGCCGAACCCCGAGGCGCTGAAGGATTATCTGCAATGTCCGCTGACCTCG
The Ruegeria sp. SCSIO 43209 genome window above contains:
- a CDS encoding LysR substrate-binding domain-containing protein encodes the protein MPENLRHLRALQAFDETATHSSLTKAADVLNVTHGAISRQIKLLELHLGVTLFHRRPNGVELTSAGELLHQSTRGAFSALQLGVMEVKRLHHRQSITVSLSTSLALKWLVPLLSSFQQEHPGIALLLDTNDRFADFDASEVDVALRFGEPGWDGLYHEQIRQEDLIVVAAPSLVGKTRLPMPAENVADLPLLHDAYNVGWESWAAQVGLGADRINSQSIKYVDSAVLLEAAIDGQGVALARHLLAERDLELGRLIRLDESRVRLDRGLYFVCRPGDQERVTVRIFRKWLMSI